From Rhododendron vialii isolate Sample 1 chromosome 10a, ASM3025357v1, the proteins below share one genomic window:
- the LOC131304180 gene encoding uridylate kinase PUMPKIN, chloroplastic-like yields MAFSTSFSPPIVPFNTKSFQPFSPSLCFLKPLDQNVPLMSYKRSCGCMGIHCSSEVGPPSDPMNGRQHQIPHMAPFNMTMREVALSQSQSSYKWRRVLLKVSGEALAGDQEQNIDPKVTMAIAREVAAVTRLGIEVAIVVGGGNIFRGASWAGSSGLDRSSADYIGMLATVMNAIFLQATMESIGIPTRVQTAFRMSEVAEPYIRRRAIRHLEKGRVVIFAAGTGNPFFTTDTAAALRCAEINAEVMLKATNVDGVYSDNPKHNPNATLLETITYQDVMSRDLSVMDMTAITLCHENKIPVVVFNLNEPGNISKAIIGERVGTLIGGM; encoded by the exons ATGGCATTCTCTACCTCCTTTAGCCCCCCCATTGTTCCTTTCAACACAAAATCTTTTCAGCCATTTTCACCTTCTCTGTGTTTCTTGAAACCCCTTGACCAGAATGTACCTTTGATGAGCTATAAGCGCTCATGTGGATGTATGGGGATACACTGTTCTTCGGAAGTGGGTCCTCCCTCTGACCCCATGAATGGCAG ACAACATCAAATACCTCACATGGCTCCTTTTAATATGACAATGAGAGAAGTTGCCTTGTCCCAATCCCAATCATCTTATAAATGGCGTAGGGTATTGCTTAAAGTAAGCGGGGAAGCCCTTGCTGGAGATCAAGAACAGAACATCGACCCAAAG GTTACAATGGCTATTGCAAGGGAGGTTGCAGCTGTAACTCGGCTTGGCATTGAG GTGGCAATTGTTGTTGGTGGGGGAAATATCTTCCGTGGGGCTTCTTGGGCAGGAAGTAGTGGTCTCGACCGCTCATCTGCTGATTACATTGG GATGTTGGCTACCGTTATGAATGCCATATTTCTGCAAGCAACTATGGAGAGCATTGGCATCCCGACACGAGTCCAGACTGCGTTTCGCATGTCTGAAGTTGCTGAACCATATATACGTAGACGTGCCATTAGGCATTTAGAGAAAGGAAGGGTTGTGATTTTTGCTGCTGGAACTGGTAACCCATTCTTCACAACAGACACTGCTGCAGCCCTTCGTTGTGCGGAGA TTAATGCAGAGGTGATGCTGAAAGCTACAAATGTCGATGGGGTCTACAGTGATAATCCCAAACATAATCCGAATGCTACCCTTCTTGAAACCATAACTTATCAAGATGTGATGTCAAGGGACCTTTCAGTGATGGACATGACTGCCATTACATTGTGCCATGAGAACAAAATTCCCG TTGTCGTCTTCAACCTTAACGAACCGGGTAACATCTCAAAAGCCATTATTGGAGAAAGAGTTGGGACGTTGATCGGAGGGATGTGA
- the LOC131304008 gene encoding uncharacterized WD repeat-containing protein C3H5.08c isoform X1, with product MPGSDEGDEVFFDSAENLSSEESVVVKEDLFCGNVGYEIWLKEPKSVKERRAGFLREMGFFNGKESEVMGVERIAECSGAVSSCCVSSVDGEEEQLECSSRELNGEANCASDELEQEQINNPNLDFEKENDSDLLHSPLKDQKKFDMDKMKFRSWWKQFMAKRKVTKVSKPIAETPKVNRMKVRQNKKRCKELSAVYLGQEIRAHEGLIWSMKFSPDGHYLASGGQDGVIRIWRVKQSDAHFKGLNDEGKHSLGRKKASPLSVVIPDKVFRIEELPLQEFYGHTSDVLDLAWSKSNVGCLLQCLLSSSKDKTVRLWQLGCDECLGVFQHIDYVTCIQFNPAGENYFITGCIDGKVRIWGVSEERVVDWADVRDVVTAISYHPDGNGFIVGSITGTCRFYGVSDNNLQLNALISFRGRKKSSCNKITGIQFTHEDSQRVMITSEDSKVRILDGVDIVHKYKGLAKSGSQMSASFTSTGKHIISVGKDSRVYIWNYDDPCISSSKQRNYIRSCEHFLLEGISLAVPWSSPKLKYKGLDTDPMQNHRDASSWRRDSWRFSLSNWFTSIDGSFRSNATWPEEKLPLWDLPVEEYDHVQLGNGDVEALPGAWGLVIVTAGLDGMIRTFHNYGLPFRI from the exons ATGCCGGGTTCTGATGAAGGAGACGAAGTTTTCTTCGATTCGGCGGAAAATTTGTCATCTGAAGAGTCTGTGGTTGTGAAAGAGGATTTGTTTTGTGGTAATGTGGGTTATGAGATTTGGTTGAAGGAGCCAAAGAGCGTTAAGGAAAGACGAGCTGGTTTTCTACGCGAAATGGGTTTTTTTAATGGAAAGGAGTCAGAAGTGATGGGAGTGGAAAGGATTGCAGAATGCAGTGGAGCTGTCTCTAGTTGTTGTGTATCGTCAGTTGATGGTGAAGAGGAGCAATTGGAATGTAGTAGTAGGGAATTGAACGGCGAAGCCAACTGTGCTTCTGATGAATTAGAGCAGGAACAGATCAACAACCCCAATTTagattttgaaaaggaaaatgattcagATTTACTTCATTCTCCTCTTAAAGACCAAAAGAAGTTCGATATGGATAAAATGAAGTTTAGGAGTTGGTGGAAACAGTTCATGGCCAAGAGGAAGGTAACTAAGGTGTCTAAGCCAATTGCTGAAACACCAAAGGTGAACAGAATGAAGGTCAGGCAGAACAAGAAGAGATGTAAGGAGTTAAGTGCAGTTTACCTTGGACAAGAGATCCGGGCTCACGAAGGCCTTATTTGGTCTATGAAATTTAGTCCAGATGGCCATTATTTAGCAAGCGGTGGTCAAGATGGGGTTATTCGCATTTGGCGTGTTAAGCAGTCCGATGCCCATTTCAAAGGTTTAAATGATGAAGGCAAGCACAGTTTGGGAAGGAAAAAGGCGAGTCCTCTATCTGTTGTGATTCCTGATAAGGTCTTTCGGATTGAGGAGTTGCCATTGCAAGAGTTTTATGGGCATACAAGTGATGTCTTGGATCTAGCTTGGTCCAAATCTAAT GTTGGCTGTTTGTTGCAGTGTCTTCTTTCCTCATCGAAGGATAAAACTGTCCGTCTTTGGCAATTGGGCTGCGATGAATGTCTTGGTGTTTTCCAACACATTGACTATG TGACATGCATTCAGTTCAATCCTGCTGGTGAAAATTACTTCATCACTGGATGCATAGATGGGAAAGTTAGAATTTGGGGAGTGTCCGAGGAACGAGTTGTTGACTGGGCTGATGTGCGAGATGTAGTGACTGCCATATCTTACCACCCGGATGGCAAT GGTTTCATAGTGGGTTCCATAACGGGCACCTGTCGCTTCTATGGAGTATCAG ATAACAATCTCCAGTTAAATGCACTGATTAGTTTCCGGGGTAGAAAGAAATCCTCCTGCAACAAAATCACCGGCATTCAG TTTACCCATGAAGATTCTCAGAGAGTAATGATAACATCGGAAGATTCAAAAGTTCGTATACTCGATGGTGTTGATATTGTCCACAAATATAAAG GCCTTGCAAAGTCAGGAAGTCAAATGTCGGCTTCATTTACTTCAACCGGAAAGCACATAATATCCGTTGGGAAGGACTCTCGAGTGTATATTTGGAACTACGATGACCCTTGTATCTCATCATCGAAACAAAGAAATTATATCCGCTCATGCGAGCACTTCTTATTAGAAGGCATCTCACTAGCAGTGCCTTGGTCAAGCCCAAAATTAAAGTACAAGGGTTTGGATACAGACCCGATGCAAAACCACCGGGACGCTTCCTCATGGAGGAGAGACTCTTGgcggttctctctctccaattggTTCACCTCCATCGATGGCTCGTTCAGAAGCAATGCGACGTGGCCGGAGGAGAAACTCCCTTTGTGGGACCTACCCGTTGAAGAGTATGATCATGTGCAGCTTGGGAATGGCGATGTTGAAGCTCTACCGGGAGCATGGGGCCTTGTGATAGTCACAGCAGGTTTGGATGGAATGATCAGGACATTCCACAATTACGGCTTGCCGTTTAGGATTTAG
- the LOC131304008 gene encoding uncharacterized WD repeat-containing protein C3H5.08c isoform X2 encodes MPGSDEGDEVFFDSAENLSSEESVVVKEDLFCGNVGYEIWLKEPKSVKERRAGFLREMGFFNGKESEVMGVERIAECSGAVSSCCVSSVDGEEEQLECSSRELNGEANCASDELEQEQINNPNLDFEKENDSDLLHSPLKDQKKFDMDKMKFRSWWKQFMAKRKVTKVSKPIAETPKVNRMKVRQNKKRCKELSAVYLGQEIRAHEGLIWSMKFSPDGHYLASGGQDGVIRIWRVKQSDAHFKGLNDEGKHSLGRKKASPLSVVIPDKVFRIEELPLQEFYGHTSDVLDLAWSKSNCLLSSSKDKTVRLWQLGCDECLGVFQHIDYVTCIQFNPAGENYFITGCIDGKVRIWGVSEERVVDWADVRDVVTAISYHPDGNGFIVGSITGTCRFYGVSDNNLQLNALISFRGRKKSSCNKITGIQFTHEDSQRVMITSEDSKVRILDGVDIVHKYKGLAKSGSQMSASFTSTGKHIISVGKDSRVYIWNYDDPCISSSKQRNYIRSCEHFLLEGISLAVPWSSPKLKYKGLDTDPMQNHRDASSWRRDSWRFSLSNWFTSIDGSFRSNATWPEEKLPLWDLPVEEYDHVQLGNGDVEALPGAWGLVIVTAGLDGMIRTFHNYGLPFRI; translated from the exons ATGCCGGGTTCTGATGAAGGAGACGAAGTTTTCTTCGATTCGGCGGAAAATTTGTCATCTGAAGAGTCTGTGGTTGTGAAAGAGGATTTGTTTTGTGGTAATGTGGGTTATGAGATTTGGTTGAAGGAGCCAAAGAGCGTTAAGGAAAGACGAGCTGGTTTTCTACGCGAAATGGGTTTTTTTAATGGAAAGGAGTCAGAAGTGATGGGAGTGGAAAGGATTGCAGAATGCAGTGGAGCTGTCTCTAGTTGTTGTGTATCGTCAGTTGATGGTGAAGAGGAGCAATTGGAATGTAGTAGTAGGGAATTGAACGGCGAAGCCAACTGTGCTTCTGATGAATTAGAGCAGGAACAGATCAACAACCCCAATTTagattttgaaaaggaaaatgattcagATTTACTTCATTCTCCTCTTAAAGACCAAAAGAAGTTCGATATGGATAAAATGAAGTTTAGGAGTTGGTGGAAACAGTTCATGGCCAAGAGGAAGGTAACTAAGGTGTCTAAGCCAATTGCTGAAACACCAAAGGTGAACAGAATGAAGGTCAGGCAGAACAAGAAGAGATGTAAGGAGTTAAGTGCAGTTTACCTTGGACAAGAGATCCGGGCTCACGAAGGCCTTATTTGGTCTATGAAATTTAGTCCAGATGGCCATTATTTAGCAAGCGGTGGTCAAGATGGGGTTATTCGCATTTGGCGTGTTAAGCAGTCCGATGCCCATTTCAAAGGTTTAAATGATGAAGGCAAGCACAGTTTGGGAAGGAAAAAGGCGAGTCCTCTATCTGTTGTGATTCCTGATAAGGTCTTTCGGATTGAGGAGTTGCCATTGCAAGAGTTTTATGGGCATACAAGTGATGTCTTGGATCTAGCTTGGTCCAAATCTAAT TGTCTTCTTTCCTCATCGAAGGATAAAACTGTCCGTCTTTGGCAATTGGGCTGCGATGAATGTCTTGGTGTTTTCCAACACATTGACTATG TGACATGCATTCAGTTCAATCCTGCTGGTGAAAATTACTTCATCACTGGATGCATAGATGGGAAAGTTAGAATTTGGGGAGTGTCCGAGGAACGAGTTGTTGACTGGGCTGATGTGCGAGATGTAGTGACTGCCATATCTTACCACCCGGATGGCAAT GGTTTCATAGTGGGTTCCATAACGGGCACCTGTCGCTTCTATGGAGTATCAG ATAACAATCTCCAGTTAAATGCACTGATTAGTTTCCGGGGTAGAAAGAAATCCTCCTGCAACAAAATCACCGGCATTCAG TTTACCCATGAAGATTCTCAGAGAGTAATGATAACATCGGAAGATTCAAAAGTTCGTATACTCGATGGTGTTGATATTGTCCACAAATATAAAG GCCTTGCAAAGTCAGGAAGTCAAATGTCGGCTTCATTTACTTCAACCGGAAAGCACATAATATCCGTTGGGAAGGACTCTCGAGTGTATATTTGGAACTACGATGACCCTTGTATCTCATCATCGAAACAAAGAAATTATATCCGCTCATGCGAGCACTTCTTATTAGAAGGCATCTCACTAGCAGTGCCTTGGTCAAGCCCAAAATTAAAGTACAAGGGTTTGGATACAGACCCGATGCAAAACCACCGGGACGCTTCCTCATGGAGGAGAGACTCTTGgcggttctctctctccaattggTTCACCTCCATCGATGGCTCGTTCAGAAGCAATGCGACGTGGCCGGAGGAGAAACTCCCTTTGTGGGACCTACCCGTTGAAGAGTATGATCATGTGCAGCTTGGGAATGGCGATGTTGAAGCTCTACCGGGAGCATGGGGCCTTGTGATAGTCACAGCAGGTTTGGATGGAATGATCAGGACATTCCACAATTACGGCTTGCCGTTTAGGATTTAG